Proteins encoded in a region of the Solanum dulcamara chromosome 9, daSolDulc1.2, whole genome shotgun sequence genome:
- the LOC129904484 gene encoding DEAD-box ATP-dependent RNA helicase FANCM, whose amino-acid sequence MATPLHILVDDDEFDWESAVKEIDGALEATAISNRPSSSHFASTSHSNQQIKETHKYPFASSSSSRQSTLDRFIQNSTKNAEKSRREQENRNGFGEKNRNEVESYWPSYVKIDLEAAKTWIFPVNFNRRDYQFSIIRTALFSNTLVTLPTGLGKTFIAAVVMYNYFRWFPEGKIVFAAPSRPLVLQQVEALHKFVDIPQECTIDLTGQTNPLRRASLWKERRVFFVTPQVLEKDIHSGICFMKHLVCLVIDEAHRASGNYSYCVVVRELMAFHVQVRILALTATPGSKRQAVQNVIDNLQISTLEYRNETDPDVLPYVHARKIEQITVPMGQDAVEVGELLFEVMDPLSTRLRAYGLQVNRDCRTLSPHLILDSRSRYREDPPQNLPQVKFQEIDGLYGVLITLSHIVKLLSSHGIKSAFEMLEEKLQSKLFGRLMGRNEILLKAKRLMQQVVSHGAPSPKLSKTLEILIDHFKMSDPKKSRVIIFSNFRQSVSDILLSLRSLPDIVKATEFIGQSSGKASKGQSQKNQQAVLEKFRTGEYNVIVATSIGEEGLDIMEVDLVICFDANISPLRMIQRMGRTGRKHEGRVVVLAYDGRELKGYLQKQTSGKTIIKDMRNGGMNSFSFHSSPRMIPHIFKPEVQFLKLSIPQFVPRGKNTKDVHPIQVSAFQNKLSDEEANLLAKYFKFTGQEAQDTWRPSLIAFRHSQAFPSKVHRVVHSFRTGMLIDAMQNLQEMPFPRDVKASSNEDETSEKLSMKVEATEPCEENLKEKNSDCIPVEIPSNRRPPPLDIFRGENSHAHGFLFNSEFVSVDDQGRVIVSSVAQLSLKETLVSKFTSTRLFEKFNLPEKDTLHGKVSATALEEKTDGVKDASSTQTVTTEKFNLAASRIIVSNAKQQKIFDICERNFGSPDHKVKPEGKSIGESLEVQVCGTPIGSDDRDETFGDMELSPRLTNFINRGFVPESPTNDAVFMDKGVQIMVKDLFSTPKISSEQNEKTVDGSSTCGKYNEMSTPIQNIDNSEPRSCKYTSVMVEDKQTPMEKLSGKSCSEDWQLRSTDKSDSIGKKRKFRRLLKHGDLPRRKPPDEVNTSTSRKAAALCGTSTHTGFKHGRTIGEKRQPKIVTDFVEDEAEVSSEVSVSDDEEDKQDFGSYDDSFIDDRINPTATDSQAEAGEVDMIAIYRRSMLTQSPILNLSTDCTPDSEVPTSRADKSKSSSGTADHHTPQTDPKSVTRNSSSFQQSSNKISAEAMPCSTTCSLRENNSNLESRKRKLSYYQATSLPVLNLQNNFSCHSTAAGENLHLLEEAAENVVGDPFDDDLFYQSIDFDAVEEEATRMLRNKSQSLVQNTMTSIPITQIPDGINAPSFDLGI is encoded by the exons TTAATTTCAATCGTCGTGATTATCAATTTTCTATCATCCGCACTGCTCTTTTTAGCAACACCTTAGTGACATTACCCACAGGACTTGGAAAGACATTTATTGCTGCTGTTGTAATGTATAATTATTTCAGGTGGTTTCCAGAAG GAAAAATTGTTTTTGCAGCTCCTTCACGCCCACTTGTTCTGCAGCAGGTGGAAGCATTACATAAGTTTGTAGATATTCCACAA GAGTGCACAATTGATCTGACAGGTCAAACAAATCCTTTGAGAAGAGCGAGTTTATGGAAAGAGAGACGAGTTTTCTTTGTTACTCCTCAAGTGCTGGAGAAGGATATACATTCTG GAATATGCTTCATGAAACATCTAGTTTGCTTGGTAATCGACGAGGCTCATCGCGCAAGTGGAAATTACTCTTATTGTGTAGTAGTTCGTGAg TTGATGGCATTTCATGTCCAAGTCAGGATATTAGCATTAACTGCTACACCTGGGT CTAAAAGGCAGGCAGTTCAGAATGTGATTGATAACTTGCAAATATCAACACTTGAATATCGAAATGAAACTGACCCAGATGTGCTCCCATATGTGCATGCTCGAAAGATTGAACAGATAACA GTTCCCATGGGCCAAGATGCTGTTGAAGTTGGGGAACTCCTCTTTGAAGTAATGGACCCATTATCGACTCGGCTTCGTGCATACGGACTACAAGTGAATAGAGACTGCCGGACA TTAAGCCCACATCTGATACTTGATTCACGGTCAAGATATCGTGAAGATCCACCTCAAAATTTGCCTCAAGTGAAGTTTCAAGAAATTGATGGACTATATGGAGTTCTAATAACACTTTCCCATATAGTGAAGCTGCTCTCAAGCCATGGGATAAAATCTGCTTTTGAGATGCTTGAAGAAAAACTGCAATCCAA GTTGTTCGGACGACTGATGGGAAGAAATGAAATTCTTTTGAAAGCAAAGCGTTTAATGCAGCAAGTTGTATCTCATGGTGCTCCTAGTCCTAAGTTATCAAAAACGTTGGAAATACTGATTGATCATTTCA AAATGAGTGATCCAAAAAAATCAAGGGTtattattttctcaaattttaggCAAAGTGTCAG CGACATATTGCTTTCTTTGAGGAGTTTACCAGATATAGTTAAAGCTACTGAGTTCATAGGCCAAAGCTCAG GCAAAGCATCAAAAGGCCAATCACAAAAAAATCAACAGGCTGTTTTGGAG AAATTTCGAACTGGTGAATACAATGTCATTGTTGCAACATCAATTGGTGAAGAAGGTCTGGACATCATGGAAGTAGATCTTGTCATATGCTTTGATGCTAATATATCACCTTTGAGAATGATTCAGCGCATGGGCAGAACAGGAAGGAAACATGAAGGACGAGTTG TGGTTTTAGCTTACGACGGAAGAGAGTTAAAAGGTTACTTGCAAAAGCAAACAAGTGGCAAGACAATTATCAAAGACATGAGAAATGGGGGAATGAATAGCTTTTCATTTCATTCCAGTCCGAGGATG ATTCCACATATTTTTAAACCAGAAGTCCAGTTTCTCAAGCTATCAATTCCACAGTTTGTTCCTCGAGGAAAAAACACCAAAGATGTTCACCCTATACAGGTCTCTGCATTCCAGAACAAATTAAGTGATGAAGAAGCAAACTTGCTCgcgaaatatttcaagtttacTGGTCAGGAGGCTCAGGACACATGGAGACCATCACTTATTGCCTTTCGTCATTCCCAGGCATTTCCGTCCAAAGTGCACAGAGTGGTGCATTCATTTAGAACAGGGATGCTAATAGATGCCATGCAAAATTTGCAAGAAATGCCTTTTCCTCGAGATGTCAAAGCTTCTAGCAATGAG GATGAAACTTCAGAAAAATTGTCTATGAAAGTTGAAGCTACCGAACCATGTGAAGAAAATCTGAAAG aaaaaaatagTGACTGCATTCCGGTGGAAATCCCAAGTAATAGAAGGCCACCTCCTCTGGATATATTTCGAGGGGAAAACTCTCATGCACATGGCTTCCTATTCAATTCAGAATTTGTTAGTGTTGATGATCAGGGGAGGGTTATAGTCTCATCTGTTGCCCAACTATCTCTAAAAGAAACTTTGGTTTCTAAATTTACAAGCACCAGATTATTTGAAAAGTTCAACCTGCCAGAAAAAGATACTCTTCATGGAAAGGTTTCAGCGACTGCACTGGAGGAAAAGACTGATGGAGTCAAAGATGCTTCTTCTACTCAGACAGTTACGACAGAAAAATTTAATCTGGCAGCATCAAGAATCATTGTGTCTAATGCAAAGCAACAGAAGATATTTGATATTTGTGAGAGGAATTTTGGAAGTCCAGATCACAAAGTTAAACCAGAAGGTAAGAGCATAGGTGAGAGTCTGGAAGTCCAAGTTTGCGGGACACCAATAGGATCTGATGATCGAGACGAAACGTTTGGAGATATGGAGCTTAGTCCACGTCTGACCAACTTTATCAATAGAGGCTTTGTCCCAGAATCTCCTACAAATGACG cggtgtttatggataAAGGTGTACAGATCATGGTTAAAGATCTATTTTCAACACCAAAAATATCTTCAGAACAGAATGAAAAGACAGTGGATGGCAGTAGTACCTGtggaaaatataatgaaatgtcAACTCCTATACAAAACATTGACAATAGTGAACCCAGAAGTTGCAAGTACACTAGTGTAATGGTTGAAGATAAACAAACTCCTATGGAAAAACTGTCTGGCAAAAGCTGCAGCGAAGACTGGCAACTGCGCTCTACAGATAAATCAGATAGCATTGGAAAAAAACGGAAGTTTAGAAGATTGCTCAAACACGGTGATCTTCCTAGAAGAAAACCACCAGACGAGGTAAATACAAGTACTTCCAGAAAAGCGGCAGCTCTGTGTGGCACTTCCACTCATACTGGTTTCAAGCATGGGAGAACTATAG GTGAGAAACGACAGCCAAAAATTGTGACAGACTTCGTTGAAGATGAAGCTGA GGTATCTTCAGAAGTTTCAGTATCTGATGACGAGGAGGATAAGCAGGATTTCGGTTCATATGACGATAGTTTCATAGATGACAGGATAAATCCTACAGCAACAGATAGTCAAGCCGAGGCTGGTGAAGTTGACATGATAGCAATTTACAG GCGTTCAATGCTCACTCAGTCACCAATTCTAAACCTTTCAACTGATTGTACTCCTGATTCTGAGGTTCCAACTAGCAGAGCAGATAAAAGCAAGAGCTCATCTGGAACAGCAGATCATCACACACCTCAAACTGACCCAAAGTCCGTAACAAGAAATTCCTCAAGCTTTCAGCAAAGTAGTAATAAAATCTCTGCAGAAGCCATGCCATGCTCAACTACTTGCTCTTTGAGAGAAAACAATAGCAATTTAGAGAGTCGTAAAAGAAAGTTGAGCTATTATCAAGCAACTTCACTGCCAGTTCTCAATTTACAAAACAATTTCTCTTGTCATTCTACAGCTGCTGGTGAAAACTTACATCTTTTGGAAGAAGCAGCTGAGAATGTAGTTGGTGATCCATTTGATGATGACCTGTTTTATCAAAGTATCGATTTTGATGCAGTGGAAGAAGAGGCTACTAGAATGCTTAGAAACAAATCACAGTCCTTGGTTCAAAATACAATGACTTCAATACCTATTACTCAAATTCCTGATGGCATAAACGCTCCTTCATTTGATCTGGGAATTTAG
- the LOC129904485 gene encoding uncharacterized protein LOC129904485, which translates to MAQKKDPAWAYGIAMGSNTKIKCVFCDMTYNGGIFRHKKHLIGGYKDVKVCPKVPNSVKEEIKEYFTKKNEFKTQMNPEASMVNLVDNDEMDDEVEVNMPMGPPSKKKPSTSESGSSTTSNVKGPLNLYFSQKPNEKRKGGPIDLEASSKILRDRAVSAFARWMYDAGLSFNCVNYTESFGEFIEAVGQYGPGMKPPTYHEVRVPCLKNEVEKTNKIVEDHKVQWKTYGCSIMMDKWTARNGKMIINVLVNSPKGSVFLESHDASDSSTDSNKMFNLFEKTILKIGKENVVQVVTDNASENKKAGDMLKGVFPHIFWTPCAAHCINLMFGDIFKEAPYSTVFGKAVKIHSYISQRALLLNMMRRYTKQRNLVKPAKTRFATAFLTLHSFYMQKKNLRTLFMSNEWNESVYAKETLGKEVARHIISPYFWNDTVQALRVGGPLINVLRMVDGEKKPPMGYIYEAMDRAKESIEKAFNYDDRKYMNVFKIIDARWTDQLHQPLHAAGHILNPGLYYKNNEMKTLTEEVWLGYHACVERMILDKTLQDKIGDELGVYMKADGLLGIESSIRARTLRSPVEWWMQYGHNVPNLQQFAIRVQSLTCSSSGCERNWSVYEHIHTKKRNRLELKRLNDLVFIKYNRTLVRRYNARNTIDPILLDNIDDANEWLTGAPQNHEDEEVYEGEGLTYGEVATASGVEENIYGLRGSTLRGKEKRVATGSSSCSKSNRSRTLVDESSDEEEDEDQVEVEPLLMALQEFEDLVEE; encoded by the exons atggcACAAAAAAAGGATCCAGCCTGGGCATATGGAATTGCCATGGGAAGTAACACAAAAATCAAATGTGTTTTTTGTGATATGACATATAATGGCGGAATATTTCGTCACAAAAAGCATCTTATTGGTGGTTATAAAGATGTTAAAGTGTGTCCAAAGGTCCCGAATAGTGTGAAGGAAGAAATAAAGGAGTATTTtacgaaaaaaaatgaatttaaaactcaaatgaatcctGAAGCATCCATGGTTAATCTTGTTGATaatgatgaaatggatgatgaagttgaagtgaATATGCCAATGGGACCTCCCTCAAAAAAGAAACCTTCAACTAGTGAAAGTGGGTCATCCACCACTAGCAATGTCAAAGGTCCTCTTAATCTCTATTTCTCGCAAAAACcaaatgaaaagagaaaaggtGGACCTATTGATCTAGAGGCTTCTAGCAAGATTTTACGGGATCGTGCTGTATCTGCTTTTGCTAGATGGATGTATGATGCAGGATTGTCTTTCAATTGTGTTAACTACACcgaaagttttggtgaattcATTGAGGCCGTAGGCCAATATGGCCCTGGAATGAAGCCCCCTACCTATCATGAGGTAAGAGTTCCTTGTTTAAAAAATGAGGTGgaaaagacaaacaaaattgTAGAAGAtcataaggttcaatggaaaaCGTATGGTTGTTCCATTATGATGGATAAATGGACAGCAAGGAATGGGAAAATGATCATCAATGTTTTGGTGAATTCTCCAAAAGGGAGTGTGTTCCTTGAATCTCATGATGCTAGTGACTCTTCTACTGATTCAAATAAGATGTTTAACTTGTTTGAGAAGACTATCTTGAAAATAGGCAAGGAAAATGTGGTACAAGTTGTGACCGATAACGCAAGTGAGAACAAAAAAGCGGGTGACATGTTGAAGGGAGTGTTCCCGCATATTTTCTGGACTCCTTGTGCTGCTCATTGTATCAACTTGATGTTTGGTGACATTTTCAAAGAGGCCCCGTATTCTACAG tTTTTGGTAAGGCTGTTAAGATACATTCTTATATCAGTCAAAGGGCACTGTTGTTGAATATGATGAGGAGATACACAAAGCAAAGAAACTTGGTAAAACCTGCTAAGACAAGATTCGCAACAGCTTTTTTGACATTGCATAGTTTTTATAtgcaaaagaaaaatctgaGAACCTTGTTTATGTCCAATGAATGGAATGAGAGTGTCTATGCAAAGGAAACTCTTGGGAAAGAAGTTGCGAGACACATCATCAGTCCATATTTTTGGAATGACACTGTTCAAGCACTTAGAGTTGGTGGTCCTTTAATTAATGTACTTCGTATGGTGGATGGGGAGAAAAAACCACCAATGGGCTACATTTATGAAGCCATGGATAGGGCCAAAGAAAGTATTGAAAAGGCATTCAATTATGATGACAGGAAATATATGAATGTTTTCAAAATCATTGATGCAAGGTGGACGGATCAACTTCATCAACCTTTACATGCAGCTGGACATATTTTGAACCCGGGGctctattataaaaataatgagatGAAGACTTTAACTGAAGAAGTGTGGTTGGGATATCATGCATGTGTTGAGAGGATGATCCTAGATAAAACTTTGCAAGACAAAATAGGGGATGAGCTTGGTGTGTACATGAAAGCTGATGGGCTACTTGGAATTGAGTCGTCCATTAGAGCTAGAACCTTAAGGTCACCAG TTGAATGGTGGATGCAATATGGTCATAATGTCCCAAACTTGCAACAATTTGCTATTAGAGTGCAAAGTTTAACTTGTAGCTCATCCGGTTGCGAGAGAAATTGGAGCGTGTATGAACAT ATTCatacaaaaaagagaaacaGACTTGAGTTAAAACGCCTGAATGATCTAGTGTTCATCAAATATAATAGAACATTGGTGCGTCGCTACAATGCTCGCAATACCATTGATCCAATTTTATTGGATAATATTGATGATGCAAATGAATGGttaactggagcaccccaaaatcatgaagatgaagaagtatATGAAGGAGAAGGTCTCACTTATGGTGAAGTTGCTACGGCTAGTGGTGTGGAGGAGAATATTTATGGTTTAAGGGGGAGTACTTTAAGGggcaaggaaaaaagagtagctACAGGTTCAAGTTCATGTTCAAAATCAAATAGAAGTAGAActcttgttgatgagtcctccgatgaggaagaagatgaggaccaagtagaagtagaacccttgttgatggcacttcaagagtttgaggatcttgttgaagaatag